The following proteins are encoded in a genomic region of Sorangiineae bacterium MSr12523:
- a CDS encoding trypsin-like serine protease: protein MGLLACSSDGGGVGEPAGRCASEETTDRNEQAIINGQDDEEDEAVVAVNMLNVECMRAGAPMCTGTLVRPQVVLTAAHCVRDAAPSSLAVVFGSQADLGRGEPGTGLQGRFFRVTGVRIHPDYHADGLDNDVAVLDLEQPATVSPLPIARSGAGIEPSAARAVGYGMGRKRTGNVNVTEVRAREFTYVPQPAMTCAGDSGGPVLRMRGDGTGEEIIGVTSRGDTACRDYGIAMRTDALPTDFIERKGAAP from the coding sequence TTGGGCCTATTGGCCTGCAGCAGCGATGGCGGCGGCGTCGGCGAGCCGGCCGGCCGGTGTGCCTCGGAGGAGACCACGGATCGAAACGAGCAGGCCATTATTAACGGGCAAGACGACGAGGAGGATGAAGCAGTGGTGGCCGTCAACATGTTGAACGTCGAGTGCATGCGCGCGGGGGCACCCATGTGCACCGGCACGCTCGTGCGCCCGCAGGTCGTGTTGACCGCCGCCCATTGCGTGCGCGATGCCGCCCCGTCGTCGCTGGCCGTCGTCTTCGGATCGCAGGCAGATCTTGGCCGCGGCGAGCCAGGCACCGGCCTGCAAGGCCGCTTTTTTCGGGTGACCGGCGTTCGCATTCACCCCGACTATCATGCGGACGGTCTGGACAACGATGTCGCGGTGCTCGATCTGGAGCAACCCGCCACGGTGTCGCCGCTCCCCATCGCGCGCTCCGGCGCCGGCATCGAGCCTTCTGCGGCGCGCGCCGTGGGATATGGCATGGGGCGCAAACGCACGGGCAACGTGAACGTGACCGAGGTTCGCGCGCGCGAGTTCACCTATGTTCCGCAACCGGCGATGACCTGCGCCGGCGACTCGGGCGGCCCCGTTCTTCGCATGCGGGGAGACGGCACCGGCGAAGAGATCATCGGCGTCACCAGCCGCGGCGACACCGCCTGCCGTGACTACGGCATCGCCATGCGCACCGACGCGCTCCCCACAGACTTCATCGAGCGAAAGGGCGCCGCACCATGA